A region of the Leptospiraceae bacterium genome:
GTGCAAATTTTGAAAGAGAAGGATTTCTTCGAATAGGTTTTGGTGAAGAGGAAGAAAGGTTTCAGAGTGGAATTGAGCGCTGGATTGACTGGGAAAAAAAGCGAAGAATTTAAGTCAATTGCAGTTGGGAATCAATGGCTTTCTTTAGAGAATCTGTTGGATAAGGTTTGGTAATATAATCTACAAACTCTGTCTTTTTAGCCCTTTCATAGGTTAAATTATCATCAGAAGCCGTTACATAAATAATCGGAACTTTTAGTTGCTCATGAATTTTCTGGGTAACCTCGATACCATCCATATCATCGGCAAGAAAAATATCCATAAGAATCAAATCAGGTT
Encoded here:
- a CDS encoding response regulator encodes the protein MEAKRVLIVEDEAIIALQMKHLIRKWGYEVLEIIANGREAVEFALESKPDLILMDIFLADDMDGIEVTQKIHEQLKVPIIYVTASDDNLTYERAKKTEFVDYITKPYPTDSLKKAIDSQLQLT